Proteins encoded by one window of Planktothrix tepida PCC 9214:
- a CDS encoding ABC transporter substrate-binding protein, with translation MRVAQTRRQFLQTSVAAMVASSLSSCGWTLAEVKTTPNTQVSSDTLYIYTWAGYTDQDLLDRFREETGLKVVADVFDSNEAMLARLQAGGAGAYSVIYPSEYMVQKMATLGLLTELDRSLLVGLEDLFPQFQDPGYDPGGRYSVPISWGTTGLIFNPKNLQTPPQDWDYLWKYKDQLSKRFTLLNDVREVMGATLRMLGYSYNSTDPNQIRQAYEKLVTLRPAIASFSTDSWRPQMIVGDLFVAMCYSSDAAEIMEENEDLRYITPDSGSSLWTDTMVIPKSAPNPDAAYKWINFMLQPDVAATLVKRLKFATPSRLAYERLPEILRNDPTLFPPESVIARSEAISPVGKATEIYERYWTQLTS, from the coding sequence ATGAGGGTTGCTCAAACACGACGTCAGTTTTTGCAGACTTCCGTTGCAGCGATGGTGGCATCGTCCCTCTCAAGCTGTGGTTGGACATTAGCTGAGGTCAAAACAACCCCCAATACCCAGGTGTCCTCAGATACCTTGTATATCTATACTTGGGCAGGTTACACCGATCAAGATTTGTTAGATCGATTTCGAGAGGAAACCGGGTTAAAGGTTGTGGCGGATGTCTTCGACTCTAACGAAGCCATGTTAGCACGACTACAAGCGGGAGGAGCCGGAGCTTATAGTGTCATCTATCCTTCGGAATATATGGTTCAGAAAATGGCAACATTAGGGCTATTAACTGAATTGGATCGTTCCTTATTGGTGGGATTAGAAGATTTATTTCCGCAATTTCAAGACCCGGGTTATGACCCTGGGGGTCGTTATAGTGTACCGATTAGTTGGGGAACAACGGGGTTAATTTTTAATCCTAAAAATCTCCAAACTCCTCCGCAAGATTGGGATTACCTTTGGAAATATAAAGATCAATTATCAAAGCGGTTCACGTTACTCAATGATGTGCGAGAAGTAATGGGAGCTACCTTAAGAATGTTAGGCTATTCTTATAATTCCACTGATCCAAATCAAATTCGTCAAGCTTATGAAAAATTAGTGACATTACGTCCAGCGATCGCTTCTTTTTCAACGGATTCTTGGCGACCTCAAATGATTGTTGGGGATTTATTTGTTGCCATGTGTTATTCCTCCGATGCTGCCGAAATTATGGAGGAAAATGAGGATTTAAGATATATTACTCCTGATAGTGGATCATCGTTATGGACGGATACAATGGTGATTCCTAAAAGTGCTCCTAACCCCGATGCAGCCTATAAATGGATTAATTTTATGTTGCAACCGGATGTCGCAGCAACCTTAGTTAAACGATTAAAATTTGCCACGCCTTCAAGATTAGCCTATGAAAGATTACCAGAAATTTTAAGAAATGATCCGACCTTATTTCCGCCTGAATCTGTTATTGCTAGGAGTGAAGCAATTTCCCCCGTCGGTAAAGCCACTGAAATTTATGAACGCTATTGGACACAATTAACCAGTTAG
- a CDS encoding ABC transporter permease, with the protein MAISTKTPMTSPPQPVKKGWRQRASQWLGPLVLLGPSGLWLLLLLVFPTLLIFELSLVKDIRPGDLVIPNGIANYLRVFEPINLLVIWRSLFFAFGTTVLCLLLGFPVAYWIAQLAPKRWRNVILLAFVLPLWTSSLLRTYAWITILRPTGVLNSVLALIGLPALELLNRTPAVLIGMAYSYLPYMVTVLYASLEKLDQRLLEASADLGAKPVETFWKVTVPQTLPGIAAGSLLVFISSLGDFVDPELLGGASSMTVSRLIYNQFLGLTQNWGFGSALSMVLIFGVSIAIALLIKYGDAKPSR; encoded by the coding sequence ATGGCTATTTCCACAAAAACTCCGATGACTTCTCCTCCACAACCTGTTAAAAAGGGATGGCGACAACGAGCGTCTCAATGGCTTGGGCCTTTAGTGTTATTAGGGCCTTCTGGGTTGTGGTTATTACTCTTATTAGTATTCCCGACGTTATTAATTTTTGAACTCAGTTTAGTTAAGGATATTCGTCCGGGGGATTTGGTGATTCCCAATGGAATTGCTAATTATTTACGGGTATTTGAACCGATTAATTTATTAGTCATTTGGCGATCGCTATTTTTTGCCTTTGGAACAACAGTTCTGTGTTTACTCTTAGGATTTCCGGTTGCTTATTGGATTGCTCAATTAGCCCCTAAACGCTGGCGAAATGTAATCTTATTAGCCTTTGTTTTACCGTTATGGACATCTTCTTTATTAAGAACCTATGCCTGGATTACCATATTAAGACCAACGGGGGTTTTAAATTCAGTTTTAGCATTGATTGGATTACCTGCCTTAGAATTATTGAATCGAACTCCGGCGGTTTTAATTGGTATGGCTTATAGTTATTTACCTTATATGGTCACGGTTTTATATGCCTCTTTAGAAAAATTAGATCAGCGTTTATTAGAAGCGTCTGCGGATTTAGGCGCGAAACCCGTTGAAACCTTTTGGAAAGTCACAGTTCCCCAAACCTTACCCGGTATTGCCGCCGGATCATTACTGGTTTTTATTAGTTCCCTGGGGGATTTTGTAGACCCAGAATTATTGGGGGGAGCATCAAGTATGACCGTTTCCCGGTTAATTTATAATCAATTTTTAGGCTTAACTCAAAATTGGGGCTTTGGTTCAGCCTTGAGTATGGTGTTAATATTTGGGGTGAGTATTGCGATCGCACTTTTAATTAAATACGGGGATGCTAAACCTTCTCGCTAA
- a CDS encoding ABC transporter permease gives MQDIKQQPEEMLDMASKPKFRISWQVIFVGLMFFYMYLPILVLTFYSFNKSRYSAGWEGFTLEWYIKLFQDSRILTALKNSLTVGISAVAIAAVIGTLMAVGLARYRFPGKGLYQGVSYLPLIIPDIAMAVATLVFLAAVAIPLSLWTIVAAHVVFCLAYVALVVSTRLADLDPHLEEAALDLGATPLEAFIQVLLPQLMPGIISGCLLAFVLSMDDFLIASFTAGSGANTLPMEIFSRIRTGVKPDINALSVILIIASGFLAIFGEYLRSQGEGKRMRN, from the coding sequence ATGCAAGACATTAAACAACAACCAGAGGAGATGCTTGATATGGCTTCTAAACCAAAGTTTAGAATTTCTTGGCAGGTGATTTTCGTCGGTTTAATGTTTTTTTATATGTACCTGCCGATTTTGGTTTTAACGTTTTATAGCTTTAATAAATCTCGATATAGTGCAGGCTGGGAGGGATTTACTTTAGAATGGTATATTAAATTATTTCAAGATAGCCGGATTTTAACCGCTTTAAAAAATAGTTTAACGGTGGGAATTTCTGCCGTCGCAATTGCGGCGGTTATTGGTACATTAATGGCCGTAGGATTAGCCCGTTATCGTTTTCCCGGAAAAGGACTTTATCAAGGAGTTTCCTATTTACCGTTAATTATTCCTGATATTGCCATGGCGGTGGCAACTTTGGTGTTTTTAGCCGCCGTTGCCATTCCCCTGAGTTTATGGACAATTGTAGCCGCCCATGTGGTGTTTTGTTTAGCTTATGTTGCCTTAGTGGTTTCAACGAGATTAGCAGATTTAGATCCCCATTTAGAAGAAGCTGCTTTAGATTTAGGAGCGACTCCCCTCGAAGCATTTATTCAAGTTTTATTACCTCAATTAATGCCGGGGATTATATCAGGTTGTTTACTGGCTTTTGTGTTAAGTATGGATGATTTTTTAATTGCTAGTTTTACGGCAGGAAGTGGGGCAAATACATTACCAATGGAAATTTTTAGTCGAATTAGAACAGGGGTAAAACCTGATATTAATGCCTTAAGTGTAATCTTAATTATCGCCTCTGGATTTTTAGCTATATTTGGGGAATACTTACGCAGTCAAGGGGAAGGAAAACGGATGAGAAATTAG